In Calonectris borealis chromosome 22, bCalBor7.hap1.2, whole genome shotgun sequence, one genomic interval encodes:
- the GFAP gene encoding glial fibrillary acidic protein isoform X2: protein MESQRLSSYGRRFGPATPVYRVLPASPPARLRAPRSTLPGPRVGARLGLGKMDFSLAAALNSEFRETRTNEKVEMMELNDRFASYIEKVRLLEQQNKVLVVELNQARDQEPSRLADVYQEELRDLRRHVEQLATAKARLEIERDNLAEDLGSLQQKLQEEVTLRLEAESSLAAYRQDVDAAALARLDLERRVGTLQDEIAFLRKVHEEELRELQEQLARQRVHVEVDASKPDLTAALRDIRSQYEAMATSNVQETEEWYKSKFADLTDAAARHAEALRAAKQEANEYRRQLQALTCDLEALRGSNESLERQLRELEERYALETAGYQDTVVRLEEDIRSLKEEMARHLQEYQDLLNVKLALDIEIATYRKLLEGEESRITIPMQSFSNLQIRETSLDTKSVSEAHLKRSIVVKTVETRDGEVIKESKQEHKEVA from the exons ATGGAGAGCCAGCGGCTGTCCTCCTACGGCCGCCGCTTCGGGCCTGCCACCCCGGTGTACCGGgtgctccccgccagccccccagcccggctccgggcaccccgcagcaccctgccGGGTCCCCGTGTGGGTGCCCGCCTGGGGTTGGGCAAGATGGACTTCTCGCTGGCTGCGGCCCTCAACTCGGAGTTCAGGGAGACGCGCACCAACGAGAAGGTGGAGATGATGGAGCTCAACGACCGCTTCGCCAGCTACATCGAGAAGGTCCGGCTCCTGGAGCAGCAGAACAAGGTGCTGGTGGTGGAGCTGAACCAGGCGCGGGACCAGGAGCCCTCACGTCTGGCTGACGTCTACCAAGAAGAGCTGCGTGACCTGCGGCGCCATGTGGAGCAGTTGGCCACCGCCAAGGCCCGTCTGGAGATTGAGAGGGACAACCTCGCCGAGGACCTCGGCAGCCTCCAGCAGAA gctgcaggaggaggtgaccCTGCGGCTGGAGGCCGAGAGCAGCCTGGCTGCCTACAGGCAG GACGTGGACGCCGCCGCCTTGGCTCGCCTGGACCTGGAGCGGCGGGTGGGGACCCTGCAGGACGAGATCGCCTTCCTCCGCAAGGTCCACGAGGAG gagctgcgggagctgcaggagcagctggccCGGCAGCGGGTGCATGTCGAGGTGGACGCGAGCAAGCCGGACCTGACGGCCGCCCTGCGCGACATCCGCAGCCAGTACGAGGCCATGGCCACCAGCAACGTCCAGGAGACCGAGGAGTGGTACAAGTCCAAG TTTGCAGACCTGACGGACGCGGCCGCCCGGCACGCGGAGGCCCTGCGCGCGGCCAAGCAGGAGGCCAACGAGTACCGGCGCCAGCTCCAGGCCCTCACCTGCGACCTGGAGGCTCTGCGGGGTTCG AACGAGTCCCTGGAGAGGCAGCTGCGGGAGCTGGAGGAACGCTACGCCCTGGAGACAGCCGGCTACCAGGACACGGTGGTGCGGCTGGAGGAGGACATCCGCAGCCTCAAGGAGGAGATGGCCCGGCACCTGCAGGAGTACCAGGATCTGCTCAACGTCAAGCTGGCCCTCGACATTGAGATCGCCACGTACCGCAAGCTGCTGGAGGGCGAGGAGAGCAG GATcaccatccccatgcagagcttCTCCAACCTGCAGATCCGAG
- the GFAP gene encoding glial fibrillary acidic protein isoform X1, with amino-acid sequence MESQRLSSYGRRFGPATPVYRVLPASPPARLRAPRSTLPGPRVGARLGLGKMDFSLAAALNSEFRETRTNEKVEMMELNDRFASYIEKVRLLEQQNKVLVVELNQARDQEPSRLADVYQEELRDLRRHVEQLATAKARLEIERDNLAEDLGSLQQNDDADRVTMPNNNGAALRGRRLQEEVTLRLEAESSLAAYRQDVDAAALARLDLERRVGTLQDEIAFLRKVHEEELRELQEQLARQRVHVEVDASKPDLTAALRDIRSQYEAMATSNVQETEEWYKSKFADLTDAAARHAEALRAAKQEANEYRRQLQALTCDLEALRGSNESLERQLRELEERYALETAGYQDTVVRLEEDIRSLKEEMARHLQEYQDLLNVKLALDIEIATYRKLLEGEESRITIPMQSFSNLQIRETSLDTKSVSEAHLKRSIVVKTVETRDGEVIKESKQEHKEVA; translated from the exons ATGGAGAGCCAGCGGCTGTCCTCCTACGGCCGCCGCTTCGGGCCTGCCACCCCGGTGTACCGGgtgctccccgccagccccccagcccggctccgggcaccccgcagcaccctgccGGGTCCCCGTGTGGGTGCCCGCCTGGGGTTGGGCAAGATGGACTTCTCGCTGGCTGCGGCCCTCAACTCGGAGTTCAGGGAGACGCGCACCAACGAGAAGGTGGAGATGATGGAGCTCAACGACCGCTTCGCCAGCTACATCGAGAAGGTCCGGCTCCTGGAGCAGCAGAACAAGGTGCTGGTGGTGGAGCTGAACCAGGCGCGGGACCAGGAGCCCTCACGTCTGGCTGACGTCTACCAAGAAGAGCTGCGTGACCTGCGGCGCCATGTGGAGCAGTTGGCCACCGCCAAGGCCCGTCTGGAGATTGAGAGGGACAACCTCGCCGAGGACCTCGGCAGCCTCCAGCAGAA TGACGATGCCGATCGGGTAACGATGCCGAACAATAACGGTGCGGCTCTGCGGGGGcgcaggctgcaggaggaggtgaccCTGCGGCTGGAGGCCGAGAGCAGCCTGGCTGCCTACAGGCAG GACGTGGACGCCGCCGCCTTGGCTCGCCTGGACCTGGAGCGGCGGGTGGGGACCCTGCAGGACGAGATCGCCTTCCTCCGCAAGGTCCACGAGGAG gagctgcgggagctgcaggagcagctggccCGGCAGCGGGTGCATGTCGAGGTGGACGCGAGCAAGCCGGACCTGACGGCCGCCCTGCGCGACATCCGCAGCCAGTACGAGGCCATGGCCACCAGCAACGTCCAGGAGACCGAGGAGTGGTACAAGTCCAAG TTTGCAGACCTGACGGACGCGGCCGCCCGGCACGCGGAGGCCCTGCGCGCGGCCAAGCAGGAGGCCAACGAGTACCGGCGCCAGCTCCAGGCCCTCACCTGCGACCTGGAGGCTCTGCGGGGTTCG AACGAGTCCCTGGAGAGGCAGCTGCGGGAGCTGGAGGAACGCTACGCCCTGGAGACAGCCGGCTACCAGGACACGGTGGTGCGGCTGGAGGAGGACATCCGCAGCCTCAAGGAGGAGATGGCCCGGCACCTGCAGGAGTACCAGGATCTGCTCAACGTCAAGCTGGCCCTCGACATTGAGATCGCCACGTACCGCAAGCTGCTGGAGGGCGAGGAGAGCAG GATcaccatccccatgcagagcttCTCCAACCTGCAGATCCGAG